The genomic stretch CAGCGGCCTGCCGGCCGACCCGGCGCCCGACGCGCGCCCCTAGGACAGAAGCAGTGGAGCACGCACCGTCCCCGACTCCTCCCCGTCCCGTGTTCCGTACGTTGACGCGTTGGCCTGATGGTTAAGATGTACACGAACGCGATGCCTTTTCATTTCATCCTGCATGTGTGTTCTCTTGCGTTTTTCTTTGGTTGTGGTGACGCAGACGTGAGAAGTTCTGTCACTCTGTCTGTGGAAAAATGTCACTCTGACGCTTGGGTCGTAAGTGGAATTGTACATCCAGCCTCCGGTTCACTGCTGGCTGATTTCTCATATGAAAGAAATTGGACATTTGATTGTTGAAAACATGCATACGTTTTGAGATCGAAGCTGCTATGTTTTCATGCTCATGCTGTGAGTACCGTATGGCGATCTACGGCATGCTTCCCAGTGGACAACGTCCCCTTCCTCTCAGAATAACAGCTGATTATGTTCGTGCAAAACAGTTCATATTTCAAGGAAGATTAAAGCAGTACCTATAAGACTATAACTATCTATTGACGCTGGTATGATGTATACGAACTCGAGTCGTATGGACTATACATTCATCTGGTCCAAGAGATGACCAACAGAACTCGATGCACTCAAACTTTTCGCAGAGAGTGCATGCCATGTGAGAGCTTGATCCATGCCAGCTTTCTCCATCACTACATGCATGCGTACAGAAACGAGGGAGATTTTATACAGCGCCATTGTCCATGAGTCGAGTATTTAAGTAGCCACCCCTGTTGTACCATTTTGGCGTTTCTCCTTTCAACATGCAATGAAGGATCTTGCGGAATATCATCTCCCGTAATCGTTGATCCCACGCGCCAGATGCTTTGTGGCATGCCCTGAACATACTTTATTAGTTTCCATCAACGAGACGCTTATCTGTAAAGTGACCACACACATTAATATATGATATAGTACCACGGTAAGCATGGTGCGCATAATATATCACTACATTTGTTATAAACTCAGCTTGACAGAATAGTTTTAATCCCAAACTATCAGAATAAGGGGTGTCGATCACTTTGGTTGGGGTGCTGGcttaaatgtgatccaattgaTTATGTGTCTACTCTGACTGATTGAGTATCGGTTGCAGCATTAAGAAAAAGTCATGGTATTAGTTGTTGTAGATTAGGACTGGCGTCAGATTATCGTTCTCAATCAGTGCATTCTGCAATCTGCATCCTGAGCCTGTGTGTTTTTCGATCCAATGGTTCAAAGGCTACCCAAAATTATTGTACCATGGTGCCTTTTGTACACTAATACAGCTGATTCCTGACAAATGGAGTTCTAGTATGGTGACTTCTGCACGCAGCATTAATATCAAATGGGAGTTCTGTGGGACTTTCAGAGAAGCTTTAGTTCTTTGACACTGACCTTCTGAATCTGTAGTCTCCTAAAGCCTAGCCCTTGCTGCTTCCCTGGATTCATATCCCATGACACCGGGGATGTGAGTTTCCATAAGGTATTTCTCCCAATTGATGAACTTGGTATCACAGGGGATCAGTTCTCTGTCTCTTTTGTTCATCATCGCGATAAGCCTCTGCATGTTGGAATCATCAAACCTGCAAGCAAAGGTGCAAAATGGGAACAACTCTTGATAAGAAATGGTTCATAGTATCCTTCCTGGAGCTACCTCTACCTTACCTCCTCTTGAAGAATGTGCCTGGCCGGAACACTTCTGCAAGGGCCACTGTGAAATTGTACTCTCTCTTGAGATGGTTGTATCTGTCAAGCTCGTCAGTGGTAGACAACCCACGGCCTGCCGTATCCTGCAACCGAAAATAATGACACGCTTTGTGAGAAAATAGACACAAAATTCAATGCAGTTATATTTATTAGGGGATGGCATGTGGGTTGTGATGGatcttttattttttcatcGGTTGTCGTGTGGGGCCCAACAAAAATATGACGAATGATGGTTGAAAACCTAGGTGACATGGATGCCATTTAGGAGGATCAACAATGATGATTTTTGACTTTGAGTGAACCATTCAGTAAGTTTAGGACCTAGATATGTAAATTAACAGTTCAGGGAAATAGGTAACACCCTGGAACAAGTTTAGGGAAATATGTAGATTAACCATTCAGTAAGTTTAGGACCGCTGGTGCATTTAGTCCATATTTAATTATAAACCAACCTGCATTGGCACCTTGTAGTGTATGTCCATGTGCTTATAGAAGCTGGCCATTGTTGCTGGCACAATCAGCTGCTTCACCTTGATTCCCTCTCCCCCTGCACCGACAAATGGTTTCTCTGAGAAGTATCTGAACATTATATGTATCAGCTCGCCTATCTTGAGTGGGTTGCGCATTGAAGAACCAATGTGATAGATCAAGCCCGATTGACCTCGAGGGTGGTAACTGATAACGCAAAGCATTCCATTGACCACAGTGTCCGCAGGCACCTGCAAGCCATCCACAAAAATGATACTTATCTGTAGTGACTTGCACTTATTAGAACAAATTATCTGTAGTTTCCACTACAAATCAATtctttatgctaaacacaagaAGAATGTATCGTACAATGTCTATGACAGTAGTGACATCTGCAGGAAGAACCTTCAGAATCCCCTTACCATAATTTGTAATCCACGTGTCAATTGTTCTGCACCAATTTCACACCATATTTCAAAGTGAGTTGCTGATGATAATTGAATGTAAGTTATTGAAGCAATCAAGTGAGGATGAATGGTTCAGTATACTGCTGAAACTGACTTGATTCCTTCTATCCATCCAGGAAAAGGCTCTTTCCATGTGCTCGTCGTGGATGTTGGACGGATTATGGCAATTGGTAGCCGCAATCTCTGTTCATATGCTAGCATCTCACCCATTGCCTTTGTGAAAACATAGGTACTCATCCATCCAAACTTCTGAGCCCTGTTTAGCCATCATGTAGAAATTTCAGAACATCATTCCTGATGATGTATCATGTATTAAAGTGAAACTATCAAGACTAAATTGTGCAGGTAATGAATCAAGTTCAGATGCAAAACCTTTGTGTGCCAATCTTCTTCATGGTGCGTCTTATAGTATCTTCTGAAGCATTCCTGCAAACTAGTTCTTTCAGCTTCGCCTCTGTCAATGCCATTTCTTCTGAAATATCTAAATCTGATTGGCCATCATAGCTCCTGTACTGGTGAAATGGCTTCTCCAGCATGATCCCTGATTCCTTTCCATTGACATAAGCTGGAATTGGGAAACGGTTCTCTCATTCAAGAAAAAATTCCTTTTTGTTGGATAGAAGTGAGCTGATGCCAATTTCAGGTCTCACCAGTTGACACGAGGAGTAGTAGTTCTAGCTTTGCACATTGTGATGCGATTTCGATAATATGCTTTACACCCATAGTGTTTATTGCCAAAGCAGTGTCGTATCTGCACTTATGATCAGGGGCAACAACGTGAGCATCATAGACTAACCCCTTTTTTATCTgattaaaaaaagaacaatTACAGCACAACTTTCTCACCTTTCTCTGAAGTTAACTGTCGCGGCCATATGAACGATGATGTCTGTTTGTTTCAATATATCTTCAGCAAGCGCGACATCTCCTATACCCAAATTCTTCAACGAGACATCTCCCGCCACAGGGTAAACCTTGTCCCAGAACCATGAACTGAAATGCTTTTGGTACTTCTCTCGCAAAGGTCGAAATATCTGAAGTTGCATAATCTGATATTGCAGGCAACAAGACCAAGGAAACAAAGATGAACTGGATCAAAATCAAATCAATCACTCAAATACCTCAAAAACGACCGTATGAGATATTCGCAAAAAGCAGGGCGGAGAAGAAGGCGACCTCGGAGCGGACCCGCTCCGTTGCAGAAGCCTGGTCGCCGGCGCGCACCAGGAGGTACAGCCTCTTCACCGGGGGCTGCAGCCGCAGGACCTTCTCCACAAGGACTGCATCTCATAACGCAACAAAGCATCAAGATCCATTCACTGGACTCCCCAAACGCACTAAAAAGCATAAGGATTTCGCCGCTACGTTTTGCTATGAATCCGGTGGCGCCCGTGATGAGGATCGTCTTGTTGTGGAGGCGCTCCGCGACCCCGGcgggctccatggctagacccaGATTCGAGCGACCAAGTGAGAGAGCAGGTTGAGGACGGCGGGCTCCGTGGGCAGCAACCAGCAATGGTGGATTGGTggggagggcggcggtggcgggggccgcGGGCCgcgggggagggcggcggaaAGACGAAAAGTTTCCCTATCGTGGGGTCTCGCCACTGGCAGGCGGGTCCCATTCTGTGGGCAGGTGGGGGGGACCACCAGTCATTCCCACGCGCGGGGCGCGGCACTGACACGGGCACACGGCCGAGCATATAGTAGCTTCAATTGCTTCAAGATTCATGTGCGATCTACGTGCCATCCGATCAccctcatcttcctctcctcctctcttctcgtGCTACGTGCCATCCGATCAccctcatcttcctctcctcctctcttctcgtGCTGCCGCTCAATCTCCCCGTGCCGTCAAGGAATGCAAATCCAGTGAAGCAGGCGGGAGGTAGTGGGAGCAGGTGGCGGGAGGTCGCCACCGGCCGGGGTGGTGGTTGAGGTCGGCGGGGTTAGGCTTTCGAGGTTACAGAGAGCTCCAATGGCCACAAAGAGAGTCGGGGCAGCGGAAGGTCCGACGGCGATGGAGGTGAACGTCGTGGGAGCGTCGCTAGGCGGGCGTGGGATTAGGAAGGACGGGGTCGAGGGGTCGACGGTGAACGGTGGGCGGGCGACGTGCCCGCCGCTGGccggggtggtggaggaggggggcggaggtggtggttggctggaggaagaggaggaggaatgaGATGGTCTGTCGGATGAGCCAGAAGCTATATCTTCTATATAGCTTACGAAAACTAGATAAGTCAATTTCCTCATTGTCACAAAAATTTGATGAGTTCTTTATATGCCATAGAATTTTTCAAAATTCTCTCGGTGCCATTGAATCTATGATTTATCCTCCACCAACCTTTGAAAGTGCTCTTACGAGTGGTTGGAAAATATAAATGTACCCTAATAAGTTAGCCCCCACCTGATCCTTGCGTCGTTTTGTTCTACGCATCACAAATTCGTCTCCATAAAGACATCGTCTTTCAACATCACAATCAAAGTACTTGACAAAAAAGATCGTAGACTTCTGaggtcctgtttgtttccaccctcctaaaattttttaactcctaaaaagtgactaaaatgtgaCTGAAGAGCCAAACActcctcctaaaaagtgactaaaaagttTTAGGAGGCTCAAAACCCCTAAAACCTCCTAAAACCAGTGCTGGACTCCCACTACCCCTCCTTTATTGCCTCTGCCCCGCACCCTCCTCCCGACCGCACCCTCCCCGAccctgccgccgctccctccctcctccacgccgGTGCCCGCGGCCTCTCACCGGCGGCCGTGCCATcccccgccggatccgccgcccccgctcccttgCACCGCCGCACGGGTCGGCCGTGGCGCTCCCAtcctcctcggcgccggctGCTCCGCTAACCGGTCGCCGCTCGATCCGCCATCGACGCCGGCTTCCGCGACCAAGAACCGTTGACTGGGCGctcccccgccggatccgggagAGGGAGGATCGGGAGGGGGGCGGCCgtgccggggaagaagaggaggggaggggcgcggcgaccgggattggaggggagggggtggcggtcgagggaaggagagaggggaggggcgtCGACgaaaggaggggagggggcggtgcagGCGGGAGGAGggtgccggctgccgccgccggggccagcGAGAGGGCTTAGggccgggaggggaggggtgggtGCGTGTGTgtagggaagaagaggagaggaggggtggGCAGAGAAGGAGCAGGGGCATTGGGGGAGGGTACTATAGTCATTTTACTACAACATTTATTGCTTTTAATcagttttaggaggtggaaccaaacatcctTTAGATCATGGATTAAAAACTGACTAaaactttttaggagctaaaattttaggaggtgggaaacaaacagggcctgagTCCTAATTTCCCTCTACTTTATTCAAAGACCGTCAGTACATACAAATCATCAAGTCGAATACCAAGTACATGTGCGCTGGTCATGTACTTTATTGGAGACATCTGCCGAAATCTAACCAAAGTCAAGAAAAGCAGCTATCCAAGACAAGactttggggtgtttggatctttagtccgaactaaaattcatgtcacatccaatattcggatgctaattaagaggactgaacatgagataattataaaactaattacacggatggaggctaattcgcgagacgaatctattaaacttaattaatccatcattaacacatgtttactgtaacatcacgttatcaaatcatggactaattaggcttaatagattcgtctcgccaattagcctccatctgtgccattaattttgtaattaatctatgtttaatactcctaattagtatctaaatatttgatgtgacagaaattttaggagctcctaaagaaacaaacgcCCCCACCAAGCAATGATTTCTTTTTTCAGTTTCTTAGGAGTTGGGAAGTTCTTAGTGCAGACTGCAGACCTTATGCACCTGTTATTTTGTGACACAATCGAGCTTACCTCAAACAAGGACAGGTTCGCTTCAAACGACGAGGATCAAAGCAAAGATGTCCATGAAAGATCGAGGATGCCTTGATATTATTCTGTTCTTAATTCGTCCAGTAATCACCATTTCGATCAGAAGAACGATGCTGATGGTTCTTGTTCCACCATGTTCCAAATCTCTACCTGCCCCTGTGTGACTTCGGGCCTGATTGGTTGGCACCGAGGTATGCCAAACTAAAATCAGGGCATTTGGCAGTTGTGATTTGCAAATGCCCTGATATGCCATCAAATCAATTGGGGGTAAAATTTTGGATGCCTAGTTTTGACACCCAACCAAGCGCCATCtcgacctgttcgcttcagcttattcaggtggtttatcagccaccaaacaatatttttttctcataacaaatcagccatttcagcttcCCCGCGAACTGCCGGAGTCGCCGCTCGCTCCGCATGGCACCTGCGTGTGCGTCAGGCAGGTGGGCTTGTGGCTCTCAAGCTCTGGATGAGCAGATGGACAGAAGGAGTGCCGAGAAGATAAGGTTCAGTATTTTTTCTATTCCCATGTGGGTCCCACAAATAAACCCAACCAAAAAAACAAACTAGGATAAGGAGATATATCTCATAACCCTATCCCTTTCCCACTGCAACCCAAGCCATTTCCGTTTCCCAATCCAAGATACTGTCCAAACGCCATATAAGGGAATAAAACATAGATTCAATGGCACCAAGCGAATTGAAAAATTTTATGATATACAAAGAACTCATCAAAAATTCTAGGCCCCGTTTGTTTcgatggaattgaattccatcctaataatcataatttagacataaattaattaagctaatataattgtacgtggaatatagttgtatattatagttggtgatatgggagagatacttgtatgctgcacttctactatagagaagcgagtctaagagcgtgctataagaattgaattccatctaataaccataatctatagaatcaatttccatctcccaccccatgaatttaagataggtttatatctaaactttggaaagttgtggaatgccacattccaacataaattagcctactccattaaatagattccaattccttggacccaaacggggacTAAAGAGAATTGACTCAAGCTATTTAGGAGCCCCCAAGGCCGTCGGATCACTGACCCCGCCCAGAAGCGGTAATCGCCTCTCCTCCGCTGGGCGGTGATCTCACCGCCCCCCCAGATCTCGTCTTCCCGTTCCCCCCCTCCTGCCCGATTCAAAATTTTCGAGACCTCCGCCACCGTCTCCACGCCACGGCAACTAGCCGTTCCTCTCCACCTCCATGCCCAAACCCTAGGCGGCCACGCAGCGACCTCCGCGAGAGCCGGGCCGGCCAGCCATGGAGCACCTGTTCATGCAGGCCTTCGAGCGCGGGGAATGGCTGGCCGCTCAGTTGCAGCAGCAGGTCGACTCCTACTCCCAGACCCTCGCCTgcagcctcctcgccgccggccacagGCCCCCGGAAtggctcctcccctccgccaccCTGCCCCAAGGTGCgcccctcctccttctccctttGTCTCCCCGCGTCGGCGTTAGATTCAGGTCGTTCGTGAGCGGAGCGGGGTGGATTGGGTTGGCCGATTGGGGCTGATTTCGATTCGGACAGGGATTGCGTATTTGGATTGGCAGGGCTGATGGTTAGTGGTGATTTGAGCTTAGATTGCCCTACAGCAGGTTGTAGCTAACTAGAATTTGTTTCTAACGCTAATATTTTGTGGAGGATTGATTTGGCTAACTCCTTATTTGTTAAATCGGAGAAATTGCCTAAGAGAAGCACTGTGGTTGGTGATTGCTTGGTTTTACAGAATGTTTCCTGCTGTCATGACTATAACAGAACGATACCATAGCTTTATACATGCCATAGTTTGTTGTTGCCAGTATACTGAAATTTCAATGGTTAAGCAATATAATTTGctactaaaagaaataaaatacaatTATATTCTACCCATCCTTTTTGAAATGTTGGACTACCTAAAGGTTGCACAAGTACATATATAGTAGTTGGATGTTCATATGTCATATCTAACCATTTTGCTGTGAATATTGTTTCATGATATCCTTCTGTGCGCTGTcattatctttcttttttattcatATACTGAAGTACTCCATTTATGTGTAGAGCTGAATGGCAAACCGATTTTTCTCACTGGAAGACACATTACAACACCAGCAGTCAATAGGAGTGTCTTCCTGCCTCAAGCTGTTCCTAGCACTTTGTCCAGAAATTCGGAGGTTCCAAATGGGTGTGCTTACCCAGACACCAATTGTACTAGCCAACATGAAGAGGAGCAGCAAGATCAGACTTCACTTAACCAGGACATTTCTGAGACTTGTACTGCTGCCAAAATGTTTTCAAGGATTCAGCGTTCCAGGTCAAGGCAAAGGCATATTAAAGATCGCCTACATGGAAAGGATCAGGCTGCAAAGAGTGGAAGCCATGATGGTATGCATAAGTCTAACCTTGGAACTTTGGGGTCAAATGGAGCTagtgcatcatcatcatccataccATGTGATGATGTTGCCGACAATGCTGAAACAACATCATCAGTTCCAGGTCAGGGTAGTGGTTTTTGTGCTATTCAGGGGAAGCCAATTGACTTCTTGAAGTGTGTAGACAATCTCGAAAATCAAGGAGTTCAATCAGATGGTTTCCCGCAACAGATTGTAGAGAGCAAAGTTGTCTCTTCCGATAGCGACATCAGGGTCAGTAACAAATCTTCTGTTAGAGATTCATTGAGTGTGCCACTTCCAGATCTCTCTAAGCCAAGCGTTGCAGATAGTGTGTGCGACCGAATTCCTG from Setaria italica strain Yugu1 chromosome II, Setaria_italica_v2.0, whole genome shotgun sequence encodes the following:
- the LOC101767661 gene encoding fatty acyl-CoA reductase 1 → MEPAGVAERLHNKTILITGATGFIAKLLVEKVLRLQPPVKRLYLLVRAGDQASATERVRSEIMQLQIFRPLREKYQKHFSSWFWDKVYPVAGDVSLKNLGIGDVALAEDILKQTDIIVHMAATVNFRERYDTALAINTMGVKHIIEIASQCAKLELLLLVSTAYVNGKESGIMLEKPFHQYRSYDGQSDLDISEEMALTEAKLKELVCRNASEDTIRRTMKKIGTQRAQKFGWMSTYVFTKAMGEMLAYEQRLRLPIAIIRPTSTTSTWKEPFPGWIEGIKTIDTWITNYGKGILKVLPADVTTVIDIVPADTVVNGMLCVISYHPRGQSGLIYHIGSSMRNPLKIGELIHIMFRYFSEKPFVGAGGEGIKVKQLIVPATMASFYKHMDIHYKVPMQDTAGRGLSTTDELDRYNHLKREYNFTVALAEVFRPGTFFKRRFDDSNMQRLIAMMNKRDRELIPCDTKFINWEKYLMETHIPGVMGYESREAARARL